The segment agaatcgttatttcctagtagcacaCTTTCCGTTCGCATTTTTCCCGAATGCTTTTTTCcccactattttttttactaaagctTATATTTCCACAGTAGCATTTTTTCCAATCAGAAGCGAGACAGACACAGTGTCGACAGAGCTCCgctctttttattattatttgaaatttaccacgagctttacggtgaaggaaaacatcgtgaggttgcacaaatctgcgaagcaatacGGGAGAACAGGTTTGGTTTAaatgcatttttagggttctggagccaaaatggcacaaacggaacccttatagtttcctgtacgtccgtccgcggctttgctcagggactatcaatgccagaaagctgtaatttggcacggatatatatataaactatacgacaaaatggtacaataaaaaattattaaggTACCTCCGGTAGACGAAAtgtaggggtgttttttttttctcatctaaccctatagtgtggggtatcgtggataggtctttcaaaaactATTaaaggtttgctaagacaatttttcgattcattgattttttgcgaaatattcaacttaaaagtgcaaattttcattaaaatcgagcgtcccccccctctaaaatttaaaccggtgggtggaaaaatttgaaaaaattcaggatggtagtaagtatatcaaacattcaagaaaaactataacggctaagttttctcgagaattattagtagttttactcttaaatagcagcctaaggtataaaatatatctaaacttggaatattccgtataaaatacgaaatacttagaaaaatattacttaattttttcgaaatggctacggaaccctttttttggcgtgtccgacacgctcttgaccggttttattcttgttattaaaatcgatgacatggttcctaagaagaacagatcttcgtatgtcttataatTTCAGAATTTTCCATACTGACCGAACTAAATGAGCCACGCTGTATAATACTTACCAAAAAATATCTAGGACACgtagttttctttagtcaatcaaactaaaaaaaaacttagaaaaaaatggaaacgactttaaaaaccttgaaaataattttctactagttcgaagtcggtgcctcagcacaagccagcaggagtggaacataTCTATAGTCGTCTagctcacctacatactatatagggcttcaatcactcctagctggctcgtgctgaggcaccgacttcaaactagttgaaaattattttcaaggtttttgaaagaagaagtttttagtgatttaatTGTACGCAAAGTGCATATCACAGCGATTCCTTTcagctcaaacacagcatagttatatcatcttctacggtcttctttatcaggtccagttcaccaaatgatacctactttctgaatgtaaatacttgtcTTAGTGTTAAAAATggcaaaatcgctataggtgttaAATGCCAAATGTCAAAACATAGTGCAACATGAAAAATGTAACAAGAAAAGTGTGATGTatgcggctcgcacctctgagtttttcgaaattcatgtgcggaattacatttgaaatttaccacgagctttgcggtgaaggaaaacatcgtgaggaaacctgcacaaacctgcgaagcgatttaatggtgcgtgcgaagttcccaatccgcactgggcccgcgtgggaactatggcccaagccctcttgatctgagaggaggcctgtgcccagcagtgggacgtatataggctgggatgatgatgatgatgatgagataatgaTGACTAAACCTACCTACTCAAGATTGGTATCTGGGATATATATTGTCATTGTGTACCTATCTCTATTAGTGTTTTGTGTCGTACCGGCGGAGACTTAGTCTACTATCCATTGGTAAACGGATATAAACCTTATATGCAACGCAATAAAATCTACATGTGTATGACTGAGTCTCCGttggtacctatacatattttgtgtttatgtttagTTATGTAGTTAGTAAGCATCACTTTGCACAAGAATTTTAGCATCAGAGCGcgacgccaacaaactgttttacaGTTTGGCGTActgtaaatatattgttatgtatgtgctaatattaataaaaaagaaaaaaaaaacttctctgTATTTATGATGAATGAAAGGGAAGATTAGTTTATTATAGGAGTAACGTAGTATGTAAGAAACAGACAGCAATAAAGCATTATGGCGGAATCTGAGTTTCAATCCTTACACAGCCATCACCTACTCttatgtttcacaaataaaacacttttaattttaactttaaaaaaacgatggttgccctcgatttctctaagattccatcatcagatcctgacttggtgtcaatgggaccacctcgaaaGTATGTActttagaataaaataagaattttgaaattcggcccacaattggcggagttatcgcgtaacgaacacacaaaaaaaaacatacagacgaattgagaaacTCCTCCTTttctgaagtcggttgaaaaagtGACAAAGATGAAATGCCTGTATGCCCGTGACGTCTAAACACGTGACGAAAAAAGGTATGCAAGGATTATTCGTAacggcgtgtccgacacgctcttggccggtttttacaagcttttatttaggttCAActatcccgttgtctgtctgtctgtaatcaaatcttgcaagttaaattcgaccaacttaaaataaattgcgtgacaatagaataatctagtagtgacataaTGTCCTGGTagcccggccaggatcgtctccacaggacggaactcttcaatgttaatgttaatggcattgacttgaaatttggtatgcaaatgtaggtagttttggtgacaatacaagtgcagtcaacaaaaaaaaccttgtattaaaaatgaaatttttaccaaaaactttttagtaGAAGGCGGGTGGGCTGGTGACGTCACAGACCATATACCACGGAACTGTTCTTGGCAACTGATAGCCATGTGACGTGTCAATGTTCTCACGTCATCGCGCGACAATCAGGGTAAGGTCGCGTTACAAAACGAGACTTAGGAAGCTGCGGCTGCGTATCCTTGTGCGAACAGAGACGGGCGTGGAGCAGACAGTTGCCAAAACTTTACAAGACGagctttaattaattttattgagtAATTAATACCTATAATATGATGAGaccatactaatattgtaaatgggaaattgtgtttgtgtgtttgtccgtctttcacgtcaaaatggagcgacggatcgacgcaatttttggcatagagataggttatgggccagagaatgacataggctactttttatcccggaaaatgcacagttctcgagggaacagcgcgcgataaccgaactccacgcgggcaaagccgagGGGAAAAGCTAGTTATTATGTATTTACAATCACGCCTCTTTTCCAACGAAGGGGTAGGTATTTTAAGAACATAATATATAGGGTCTGAATGATGACAAAGTGGATTTTCACTAAACCCCCATGGGACTTTCCAGAAATTGAAATGTGATCTTTATTTGACGATGTATGAGAAATATCTGCGCAAAACTACGTCTGCACTAGACTTAACGGTTGGGAAATTTGGCTTTTAAaagtgtacagtcgaacaaactggtTTATGCAGCAAGGTGGAACCTTTATTAAATACTTTATGTTAATtaatcaattttactatgattttCTTGAAAAAGGATccatgggatgtcaacatgacattagtagcgcaaaggttccaccctggtagatgattcagtttgtttgtCTGTACGTCTCAATCTTGTAGGAAtatcacaaactttcacatttataatacttactaggttttgcccgcggcttcgctgtttcgacgtgaaagacggacaaacatacaaacacacacattttcgcatttattaagtatattaaattaccaccacgaccactctgccaAGAGTGCGACGaccaagaagaagaagaatattaAATTATGAAGTATGGATTAGTAAGATTTATTCTTGAAAACCGTAGGAAGATAttatctaaggggctgtttcaccacctattgatttattttatttgacggataaatgtgatgccgtctccgtttctaacaaaacaaacaaagacggcatcacatgtaTCCCTCAATTTAGGCTTTACCAGCCAGACTCGGGCATAAATAAACGAGCCTAAAGGTTCACCTTTGTCGGacaggacatcatcatcatcattatccgtcaaataagtttaatcaatggatggtaaatcAGGGGATAAATGTTCTATCAGTGAACTAAGCAATGGTATGTTTATATGAGTACACTTTATTTTGAAATGTAACTATTACTATTTCAATTTCACGCACCAAAATTAATTGAAACGAACCAATACGACTCCACGCCTTTCCCTGCGCGCCTAATCCACCGTACCTTGAGAGTTCTTTTCATATATAATTGCATGTAATTTTTCAACCCCTTCTTTGAGCTTAAGTGGTCATATAAAAGCTGAGGCAACTATGACGATAGTACATTCACACTAGTGACATCTTGACAATTGGACAAACATGAAGGTACAGTTTCATTTGTTACGTTTGTCCCATAAACAACATTAACTTTAAAGTAGCTCATTAAAGCTTCAAAAATTAAAGTTACAACTTGTTACCATTTGTATTTAtaatcttaataattactataaaTTAACTAATCAAGCTTTTTGTCTACTTGcgttgtcacccaaactacatccgtaccaaattttaagtcaatgcGATTACCTACAAGAACTGGGTAAAGTTCAACTTGCAAGATAAGTCTAGACGTACTCAGTTAGTCAAGACCCCATCAAACAATGCAATAAGTAGTTAAAAACTTGTTATTAAAAGAATGTGTGATGCCAGTGCATTGAAAGCTTTTTGTTCCATGTTTAATATTACgtgaaaaatttcaattttatctcAGCAGTGACAGCAGTGGTCCTGCTTgcccagtatttttttttctaatgcctgttttctgtattgtttATTCCGgggtgtttatttattataaagtatAACCACAACAGGTATAACCTTTAACTTTACGCCTCCACTTCCACTACCTACAGCACAGCACGGCGTGTTAGTAAAGGAGCAAGCTTACAGTTAATTGATATGTGCCTCCATCAATTAACGCCTGGATGagttatacattataatattgtgTATTTCAGACCATCATTTTGACTGTTTTCCTCGTGGCCGTCGCCCTCGCGGAGCCACCCCCATCTAACAGGTAACTAACCACCTAAAGAAGCTTAAAACCGTAAGTAAAATCTctatctctatgtatatacttgtgttttctgtactgcttactgtgtttgtgtgcaataaagagttattgtattgtattgtattatattgtaaaagGCTAGGATTGATCAAGGAAGAAACCAATGGtgattaacaaaaaatactgacCGACTCGTAAGTACCCCGCACAGTCCCGTACTCTTCTCCCGGTTTTCCAGCAGGGATGAAGCTAAACTCTATGGGTAGATAAAAAACTCCTTCAACTCTGTCCTCCTCGTCAGCGCCTGGGAGTTGGGACCGTGCAGCCGGTTTTCAGTCGCTGACAGTCCGGCATTGTCTGGTTCCTCGTCTCTTTccagtcgtccataatggattttcCCGTCTGTACGCTCTCGTCTCTTATAAAGcacttcatataaaaacaagtAAACCAGGACCTCTTTCCGGATCAAGGAGTGTCTTAGGCCCATAAAGCGACTCAACGCAAAAAAAAGTAACCACCGCTAAGTTCAGTTCTATTTGCTGATTCCTCTCATGTTTTGGATCCATATGGGAGACGTTCTAATGGTGGATATTTACGTCAAACCAACTTTCCTGAACTTCAAACAAACCTCTTCCAGCTACCTGCCCCCTCCAGCCGGCCGCAGCGGAGGATACCCCAGCGGCGGTCCCCAGGGTGGTCTGGGAGCTGGTCCTCAAGTGGTGGCGGCGAGGAGCCAAGGCCAGGACTTTGGCCACGGTGCCCATGGATCCTTAGCTGGGTCCCACGGGAGCCCGCTCGGTGGACAGCACGGCAACGGTTTTGCTAGGTAAGAAATCGAGGTCTGTTAtgggtgaaaaacttaagtaaattacctgttgtatgtagtagtaacgtgtccgtataagCAAATTGACgtattctgtgcactactacatacaacagcaggtcatttactttagtttttcacctataatataacattattccagtaaaattgtTCCAGGccctacatacatatatactacgaagtgaattttttttttttgaatttttcttttgcacttaattttttttttccaattagaAACTACTTTGGGAAATTTCGTCGTGTATGCCAAAGTTCGGTTTGGTGTACTTATAAATGGGACATGCATCACGGAACGACGAGGTAGGTAAGGTATAATCGGGTTTAATTCCTGAGTCCAGCTACGAAGaaatcactagatggcgctatgaGTCGCTACTCTTGCAATGTGACTACGTTGCTAGACAGCAAAACTTGACAACCATTTGATCTACTTATCTCTTTCATTCCAGGAACGGTCTCGGCGGTGGCCTCGGAGGTCACGGTTCCCATGGCCATGGTCAGGGACCGCAAGCCAGGTTCGGTCAGGAGCAAGGATATGACCACAACGCTGCTGCATTTGGACGCAATGGGCTCGAGGAGGCTAGTGGAGtaagttttgtttactttaactTGACAAAAGGGGGCAGAACAAATAAACCTAGCAAGGACATGCCTATAAAATAGGTGGCagaataacaattttatagGCATGTCCTTGCTACGTTTGTAACCATCTAGCGAAAAATAAAATCGAAATTATGGAATAGATAAACAGTTCCGACAAACTTGGGTGTTTAGTGAATGGTGACGTCAGCTCTGTGAAGCCATTTCCTTCTTACAAAACTTCTAAACAGGGAAGTAATTCCAAAGTGAGATGAACGTATGGAGTTCGATCCTAAGCATAACATTATGCCAGAAAAGAAATCTTTCTATTGGATTTCAATCCCACAAAAATTAAGTATCCAATTTAGTTGTGTTATGTTATGCACAGTAAGATAGAGCATGAATTAAGAAGCCATCTTTTCCCATATTTCTGTAGCACGGGCATCGATAAAGACTAAGCTTCTGGTtaaatatttaccttttttGAATACGAAAAACTTGAAAACCTGTATTTAGTCATCACTAGAAATAAAAGCACGGAGTCTTTTATCAACAAAATCTTTGTCTTCGTCATTGTCAACATGATTCCATCCAAAAATCATCCAGTCATCGTTCAGCAAACACAATTCAGTTTCATCACAATTTACATCATTATTAGCGATTTCAACTTTCTTAGTACTATTATTCAGCTTAAAGATATCAATGTCATTGTACCAAAAGGACAGCGTAAAGACAACCAAGCTGTTCTTGAACTAATCCATCTCTTCATTCCACCTCATGCTTCAGTACACAGAATAAGTATAAGTACTAAATCTGTAGCCTAGTGAGTACTTATGCTTAATTCTGTGCAGGAGCCAGCCAACTACAACTTCGGGTATATGGTGAACGATTTCCAAGAGGGCACCGATTTTGGACATCACGAGGAGAGGCAGGAAGAGAGGGCTCAGGGGGAGTACCATGTTGTGTTGCCTGATGGCAGAAAGCAGGTAGGATGCTTGTCGCATTTCGTTCATTCACTGTTCATTGATCATGACTATCAGTCATCTGTCATTAAAAAGTCGTTAATTTGCGTCTTTCAAATTTAttgtatttcaaaaatattttctacgtACATCATCATTTCTACATACGTCTACAAACGTAGATACAGTCAATTGTTTACTAAGTTAAATTATCTTTACTATGAGGGTACCTAGCTGTATTTACATAGTTTGTTTTATCCCGTTGAGttagtaaatacctacttaacgtAAATTCATCTATATTTTATTGGTAATTGGATGGACCAAATACAAAACGGTTGACTAAAAAAATTCCGTTAAGACATGAGAATACGCAACAGAATATCTCTTAACGATTTTAAATGCCTAACTTTTCGAACTTTATCAacttttgtttttgaaaaaaaaatagatttcctttacgtttttttattaaacctttttttttatttttaatcttttttcaCCAGACTGTGAGCTACGAAGCCGACGAACGTGGATTCAAGCCCCATATCTCGTACGAAGATACCGATGCGACCGGACGCGCTGGCGGTTACGATTCGAATGCCGCCAACGCTCGCAGCGGCCACGGCCATGACAGTTTGGGAAATGGCGGCCACGGTAACCATGGCAACGCCCGCTCCAATGGCTACTGACTCAAACTGGATTTTAAGCTCATCGTCTTAAGTCTTATTTTGATTTAGCGTGAGcaagtacaaatatttttaagcgCATCTTGtgagaaaaatacaaaaatattatttacttattattataattatggttTATTGTATGTCGCGGGCAAGCTGTTTTTTGTGATTAGGTAAAtactcaaataaaatttattttttcacttattttttttcctttactttCCTCAATTAACAATACTTAGACCTACTTTGTTCGTAAGTTGAATTTTCATACATAAAGTAAGTATACATAGGTAGGTGCGGGATCCGACagagccaagcgaattagctcactgatctggcaataggcaggcccgAAAAGtactcgaatggagaccgcgggtcttcaagcgcagcataggatgtccaccaatGGAATGGACAGGACGGATTACCtggttaagagcgtttatacctgctgagctggcaacgttgcatttttgttagttattctcgattattccataaaaattgaatgaaaattaaaaatgttttctgatagaattGTTCCTAATACCTATGTAAATGTgcctactgcaataattattcgtgatagacttttatattctttaaaaacgaactaatgtttattaacggtttttaaagaaaataaaagtctatcacgcataattatgggagtagacacattaactctTATATAAGAACAGTTTTATTAGaccacattttaaattttcattcaatttttatggaataatcgagaaacactaacaaaaatgcaacgttgccagcacAATATAAACGCTCTTGACTTAAAGCGGCGGGTTCACGGtaatgcaggccacttccaaccgaagctaaTGGAGGTGTAAgggggaggcatatgtccaacagtggacgtcctacagctgatatatgtgatgatgatgatgagtaggtAATAGTCAAACTAATTTATATTCATAAAACGTTGTAAACGTGTTCtcgcagttttttatttaaaattaggcgACATCATTAACTAAGGCTTTTGTCTTTATTGTTGctcaaacaataattaatttaggGTTCCTTAACTACGAAACGCGTAACACACATTTCCGTTTtgtcaactacaaaaaaaattaagattaagtctattatattaaaattactagagtttacccgtggcttcgcacgcgtaagctATTCAATctggtacaattaaaattccgggatttataaaattcccctgggaattcccaaaatttatatcatggtcttcattgagctTGAGTTAAGAAAAAACTGTCCAAAacttcaagactctaaacccagcggttgagatttcaagattttatccctatcccgtgagaatatcgggataaaaagtagccaatgggttattccagatgtccagctatctacataccaaatttcatacaaatccgtccagccgttttagcgtgaaggagtaacaaacatacacacgcacacacactttcgcatttgtaatattagtagggagtAGGGTTTCATTTTCCAAAACAAGTTTTTTAGTTACGATACTTTTCGTGTGACGAGATGAATAATGAATGTTGTGCTTGTtatcgaaagaaagaaagaaaggtttattttggctccataagtaccacctaaaactaagactagaactagcactaaaactatgttacttggtgacacggcaggataccaaaaagggtctccactcagcatgtgttgccgcacattatgtgcagcaacgctggttttctatGGAGCCCAATTGGCTACAGTTATCGCCGTTATCGGCTTACAGTTAGAATCAAGATGAAATAGTAGAGGTTAAACTCATAGAGTTTGATGTTAAATGCCAACTAGTGGTGTCAATgatggaagacgaagcgttggcaggcctcaggtggactgacgacattactaaagttgcgggcaactggtgAATGaaggtggcgagttgtcgtttattgtggcgttctaagggggaacGTCTTCcaactgatgatgataatgatgcataggtacctacctagtagttgattataatatatgactgtaattaattatcctaagtttcatatttttataagaCTGAAAAATACTGAAAATCCCTTGAGCATTGAAGATTTTCATTTCTTTTCCATTttcatttctatttctaatgAGCAAAATTTGTTTATAAGACGGAACCCTCAAACCAGAAAGCAAACACGTTTATAAAGAGCAAATTGATGTCAAACAATTCCGTGTTTAAGCGTAAAATCATCAAATATTTGCATACAAGACCGT is part of the Choristoneura fumiferana chromosome 29, NRCan_CFum_1, whole genome shotgun sequence genome and harbors:
- the LOC141444164 gene encoding uncharacterized protein isoform X1 is translated as MKTIILTVFLVAVALAEPPPSNSYLPPPAGRSGGYPSGGPQGGLGAGPQVVAARSQGQDFGHGAHGSLAGSHGSPLGGQHGNGFARNGLGGGLGGHGSHGHGQGPQARFGQEQGYDHNAAAFGRNGLEEASGEPANYNFGYMVNDFQEGTDFGHHEERQEERAQGEYHVVLPDGRKQTVSYEADERGFKPHISYEDTDATGRAGGYDSNAANARSGHGHDSLGNGGHGNHGNARSNGY
- the LOC141444164 gene encoding uncharacterized protein isoform X2, producing MKTIILTVFLVAVALAEPPPSNSYLPPPAGRSGGYPSGGPQGGLGAGPQVVAARSQGQDFGHGAHGSLAGSHGSPLGGQHGNGFARNGLGGGLGGHGSHGHGQGPQARFGQEQGYDHNAAAFGRNGLEEASGTVSYEADERGFKPHISYEDTDATGRAGGYDSNAANARSGHGHDSLGNGGHGNHGNARSNGY